The DNA sequence CCCGGTTCCTTAGCGATAATTTGGGCACCAATAATTTCAAACTTGTCAAATCTTTCTTTAAGACCTAACATTTCTCTTAATCTTTCATTCTCAGCTTTTAAATCCTGCAATTTTCTGTTTGTTTCCTTTAATTCGTCAATTTCTGCAAGTAACTTTTCATTTTGCTGTTTTAATGTTTTTATTTCAGCAATAAATTGTATAGAATTTTCAATATTTTTGCCTATGCTAAAAAAAACTTTTTGAATTGGCGAGACAATCACTCCGACCATATCTTCAACAAAAGTGGCGTTTGACCTGCCAGTGACTGACATCGCCATCAGGACAAAAATAACTAATGTAATTAAAATCAAAGCGATAATATACTTGTTTCTTAAAAAATAAGGCATTTGATCACCTACTATTTAACTTTCTTAGGTGTTATTAAAACTTTCTTCAGCGTGTGAATCTCGTCCAGAACCTTTCCTGTACCTAATGCAACACAATCCAAAGGACGTTCGGCAACATTCACAGGCATACCGGTTTCCTCATGGATAAGCCTGTCAAGTCCACTAAGTAATGCTCCGCCTCCGGTAAGCATAATACCCCTGTCCATTACGTCGGCAGCAAGCTCCGGCGGAGTCTTTTCAAGGGTAAATTTTATTGCATCTACAATTGCATGAACCGGTTCCTTTAATGCTTCCATAATTTCTGCAGATGTTAATGTCAAATGTTTGGGCAAGCCTGTAATTAAATCCCTGCCCCTAACTTCTAAGGTCTCCTCTTTTTCTTTAGGATAGGCACAGCCAATCTGTATTTTTATTTCTTCTGCCGTCCTTTCCCCAATCATCAGGTTATATTCCTTTTTAACATAATGAATAATAGCTTCATCCAACTCGTCACCGGCTATTCGAAGTGATTTGCTGGTAACAATGCCACCCAGAGAGATAATTGCCACTTCGCTTGTCCCGCCGCCAATGTCTACTACCATACTTCCTGTAGGTTCATCTACCGGAAGATTTGCACCAATAGCTGCTGCCATTGGCTCTTCAATAAGATAAACCTCCCTTGCCCCGGCTTGAATAGTAGCTTCCTCAACTGCCCTCTTTTCAACCTCGGTAACACCGGATGGTACACATACTACTACCCTTGGTTTAAACAGGCTGGGCCCTGAAAATACCTTTCGAATAAAATACTTGAGCATACTTTGAGTGATATCAAAATCTGCAATAACCCCATCCTTCATAGGACGTATAGCTGTAATATTTCCCGGTGTCCTGCCAATCATGTTTTTTGCTTCATCCCCAACAGCTAACACTTCCCCTGTATGCTTATTCATTGCTACTACAGACGGCTCTCTAACTACGATTCCTTTGTTTTTTACATGTACCAGCGTGTTTGCTGTACCTAAATCTATACCTATATCTTTTGAAAATAATCCCATAACTTTTCTCCCTTCGTACTACATATATCCTTTTTCTTTTAAGCTAATATATTTTCCATCTCCTATAATGATATGGTCTAAAACATCTATACCTAATATTTTTCCCGACTCCACAATCCTTTTGGTTACTTCTATATCTTCCTGACTGGGAGAAGGGTCACCACTGGGATGGTTATGCACCAAAATAATTGAAGCACATTTATTTCTGATAGGTTCGCTAAAAACATCCCTTGGATGAACAAGTGACGCATTTAACGTTCCTATACTGACATCAACCTGTTTTAAGACACGATTTTTTACATTGAGCATAATAACTTTAAAATGCTCCTGTTTCAGGTATCTCATTTCTTCCATAACATATCTGCTAACGTCTGCAGGTGAACTTATCCTCACCCTATTTTCATTCCTGAATGATGCCATGCGCTTTCCTAATTCTATAACTGCTTTTAGCTGAATCGCTTTTACTCTTCCTATTCCATTAATCTTTTTTAGTTCATCAAGAGAAATTTCATGTAAAAACGTTAGCCCTTTGTCATTTGAATACTCTTTAAGTATTCGCTGAGCAACTTCAACCGAAGTTTCCGTCTTCGTTCCAGTCCTAATAATTATTGCCATCAGCTCAGCATTTGATAACACTTCTGCTCCATAATTTTCAAGTTTTTCATAGGGTCGTTCTTCTGTTGGCAAGTCTTTGATTCTCATTCGATATTCCTGTCGTTCCATGCTGTCACCCCGCAAAGAAAAGAAATGATTTTACAAAATCTTAATGTCAAACTCCTTACTAAGGATTGTTGCTAACTTCGCTAATGGAAGACCAACTACGTTGAAGTAGTCTCCTTCTATTTTTTCAACCAACAGACTTCCTAAACCCTGGATGCCATAAGCGCCAGCCTTGTCCATTGGCTCTTTTGTGTTAACATACCCCGTGATCTCTTCATCTGACATTTCTTTAAATTTAACTAAAGTCTTTTCATATTCAGTAACAACTTTACCATTGTCGGTTCTTATTATTGTAAAACCAGTAAATACATAATGTATATCTCCATTTAACATTTTCAACATGGTATATGCTTCTTCATTACTCCTAGGTTTTCCTAATATATTATTTTTGTAGACAACAATTGTATCTGCACCAATCACTATACATGGATACGCCATCTTATCAGCAATATCCTTAGCTTTAGAATATGACAGTTGCTGTACCAACTGTTCAGGACACTGATTATCATTTATCTCTTCTTCAACCTTACTGGGCATAACTTCAAATTCCAGACCAATTTGCTTTAAAAGTTCCTGTCTTCGCGGCGAAGCAGAAGCAAGTATAATTTTTGTCATAAGATTCACCTTATTTTTACTTATACTCAGTCAATATCATTATTTACATTCACATCTTGTTAAATACATGATTATAGTTTGCTAAAAATTACTACAGAAAGAATAATTCCTATAATACTTGCAATATTAATATTGAAAATTAGTGCAAAAGACAATTTAAGAATATGTAAATCGAGTAAAAAAGGCTTGTCCAGGCTAATACCAAATTGTTTACCATAACTTAAAAAGCTAAGGTATGGGTACCGGCTTAAAAACTCACCCAAAAACCCACCTATTACAACACCTACCAAAAGCAATAGCAAGAGCAACCATATATTTCTCTCACGTTTCATCATAACAACTTTCCTCCATCTTTTTGTTGTTTTGCAATATTAATTTTCAGTGTCTTTATTGTAAGGTTAGCCACCAGACCAATAAAATAGCCTGTTACTGTACCAATGACCAGTAATACCGGAAGATAAGTAAAAAGGCCAAAGTTGCTAAGTATCACTGAAGCGGTAAATATCTGTGCAATGTTATGTGCAGCTGCACCTAAAACACTCACTCCAATAAGACTTAATTTCGGAAATAGCCTTTTAAATGCCAGCCACATTATTATTGTACTAAAAAGTGCACCATTCAAGCTGTACGGTATGGAAGAAATCCCGCCGGCCAGAAAACCGCCTAAAAGCGCTCTAACTGCAGAAACAATCAAAGCTGTTACAGGTCCGTAGATTACAACAGTTAAAAGAGAAGCAATATTAGCCAATCCTAATTTGGCACCGGGTAAACTGACCGGTATCGGTATGTTTGATTCAATTATATGTAAAACAAGACCAATAGCTACGAGCATAGCAACATAGACATTTTTAAATGTATTTGTATTTTTCAAAATCTTCAACCTCTTTTATGAGAGTAGTGGGGAGTGAATAGTGAAAAATACCCATCCATCGTTTCACTACTTTCATTATCCTTAGCAATCAAATTATTCAGGTCATATAGGTTAGTATGCTACACCGTCAAGTTCTCTATTTTTACCTTCGATCTTTACTACCAGCCGATTTGGTAAGCATACTATCATCTGATTGGACTTGCTAATCCATCCGGCCAGTACATCCAG is a window from the Petroclostridium xylanilyticum genome containing:
- a CDS encoding rod shape-determining protein, which translates into the protein MGLFSKDIGIDLGTANTLVHVKNKGIVVREPSVVAMNKHTGEVLAVGDEAKNMIGRTPGNITAIRPMKDGVIADFDITQSMLKYFIRKVFSGPSLFKPRVVVCVPSGVTEVEKRAVEEATIQAGAREVYLIEEPMAAAIGANLPVDEPTGSMVVDIGGGTSEVAIISLGGIVTSKSLRIAGDELDEAIIHYVKKEYNLMIGERTAEEIKIQIGCAYPKEKEETLEVRGRDLITGLPKHLTLTSAEIMEALKEPVHAIVDAIKFTLEKTPPELAADVMDRGIMLTGGGALLSGLDRLIHEETGMPVNVAERPLDCVALGTGKVLDEIHTLKKVLITPKKVK
- the radC gene encoding RadC family protein, whose protein sequence is MRIKDLPTEERPYEKLENYGAEVLSNAELMAIIIRTGTKTETSVEVAQRILKEYSNDKGLTFLHEISLDELKKINGIGRVKAIQLKAVIELGKRMASFRNENRVRISSPADVSRYVMEEMRYLKQEHFKVIMLNVKNRVLKQVDVSIGTLNASLVHPRDVFSEPIRNKCASIILVHNHPSGDPSPSQEDIEVTKRIVESGKILGIDVLDHIIIGDGKYISLKEKGYM
- a CDS encoding Maf family protein, whose protein sequence is MTKIILASASPRRQELLKQIGLEFEVMPSKVEEEINDNQCPEQLVQQLSYSKAKDIADKMAYPCIVIGADTIVVYKNNILGKPRSNEEAYTMLKMLNGDIHYVFTGFTIIRTDNGKVVTEYEKTLVKFKEMSDEEITGYVNTKEPMDKAGAYGIQGLGSLLVEKIEGDYFNVVGLPLAKLATILSKEFDIKIL
- a CDS encoding DUF4321 domain-containing protein — its product is MMKRERNIWLLLLLLLVGVVIGGFLGEFLSRYPYLSFLSYGKQFGISLDKPFLLDLHILKLSFALIFNINIASIIGIILSVVIFSKL
- a CDS encoding Gx transporter family protein → MKNTNTFKNVYVAMLVAIGLVLHIIESNIPIPVSLPGAKLGLANIASLLTVVIYGPVTALIVSAVRALLGGFLAGGISSIPYSLNGALFSTIIMWLAFKRLFPKLSLIGVSVLGAAAHNIAQIFTASVILSNFGLFTYLPVLLVIGTVTGYFIGLVANLTIKTLKINIAKQQKDGGKLL